In a single window of the Pleurodeles waltl isolate 20211129_DDA chromosome 4_2, aPleWal1.hap1.20221129, whole genome shotgun sequence genome:
- the LOC138292139 gene encoding tubulin alpha-1A chain: MRECISIHVGQAGVQIGNACWELYCLEHGIQPDGQMPSDKTMGGGDDSFNTFFSETGAGKHVPRAVFVDLEPTVIDEVRTGTYRQLFHPEQLITGKEDAANNYARGHYTIGKEIIDLVLDRIRKLADQCTGLQGFLVFHSFGGGTGSGFTSLLMERLSVDYGKKSKLEFSIYPAPQVSTAVVEPYNSILTTHTTLEHSDCAFMVDNEAIYDICRRNLDIERPTYTNLNRLIGQIVSSITASLRFDGALNVDLTEFQTNLVPYPRIHFPLATYAPVISAEKAYHEQLSVAEITNACFEPANQMVKCDPRHGKYMACCLLYRGDVVPKDVNAAIATIKTKRTIQFVDWCPTGFKVGINYQPPTVVPGGDLAKVQRAVCMLSNTTAIAEAWARLDHKFDLMYAKRAFVHWYVGEGMEEGEFSEAREDMAALEKDYEEVGVDSVEGEGEEEGEEY; the protein is encoded by the exons ATG CGTGAGTGCATCTCCATCCACGTTGGCCAGGCCGGCGTCCAGATTGGCAATGCCTGCTGGGAGCTCTACTGCCTGGAACATGGCATCCAGCCAGACGGACAGATGCCCAGCGACAAGACCATGGGGGGTGGTGATGACTCCTTCAACACATTCTTCAGCGAGACCGGAGCTGGCAAACATGTGCCCAGAGCCGTGTTCGTAGACTTGGAACCAACAGTCATTG ATGAAGTGCGAACTGGAACCTACCGTCAACTCTTCCACCCTGAGCAACTCATCACTGGCAAAGAAGACGCTGCCAATAACTATGCCCGTGGCCACTACACCATCGGCAAAGAAATTATTGACTTGGTGCTCGACCGGATACGCAAACTG gcTGACCAGTGCACAGGTCTCCAGGGTTTCCTGGTCTTCCACAGCTTTGGTGGTGGCACTGGCTCTGGGTTCACATCTTTGCTGATGGAGCGTCTGTCAGTTGATTATGGCAAGAAGTCAAAGCTGGAGTTCTCCATCTACCCTGCTCCTCAGGTGTCCACCGCAGTCGTTGAGCCTTACAACTCTATCTTGACCACACACACCACTCTGGAGCATTCCGACTGTGCTTTCATGGTGGACAATGAGGCCATCTACGACATCTGTCGCAGGAACCTGGACATTGAGCGCCCAACATATACTAATTTGAATAGGCTAATAGGACAAATTGTATCTTCTATCACTGCCTCCCTACGGTTTGATGGGGCCCTAAATGTCGATCTCACAGAGTTCCAGACCAACTTGGTGCCCTACCCCCGTATCCACTTCCCTCTCGCCACCTATGCCCCAGTCATATCCGCAGAGAAAGCTTATCATGAACAGCTGTCTGTTGCAGAGATCACCAATGCTTGCTTTGAGCCAGCCAACCAGATGGTAAAATGTGACCCACGCCACGGTAAATACATGGCTTGCTGCCTGCTGTACCGTGGCGATGTGGTGCCCAAAGATGTCAATGCTGCCATTGCCACCATAAAGACCAAACGTACCATCCAGTTTGTGGACTGGTGCCCAACTGGTTTCAAGGTTGGTATTAACTACCAACCTCCCACAGTGGTTCCTGGTGGTGACCTGGCCAAGGTGCAGCGTGCGGTGTGTATGCTGAGCAATACCACAGCCATTGCTGAGGCCTGGGCACGCCTGGACCACAAGTTTGACTTGATGTATGCCAAGCGTGCCTTCGTCCATTGGTACGTAGGGGAGGGTATGGAGGAAGGGGAGTTCTCCGAGGCCCGTGAAGACATGGCCGCCTTGGAGAAGGATTATGAAGAAGTAGGTGTGGATTCAGTGGAAGGAGAGGGTGAAGAGGAGGGTGAAGAATATTAA